CCTTTTCGAACGCGCGGAGCGAAGGCCCGCTCTCGGTCCCGTCGAGGAGCTTGGCCAAGCCTGTGCCGAGCTGGCGTATCTGGTCCGCGCTGTTCATGAGCCCGCCTGTGAAGGATTAGCTTTCCCGACGCGCCTGCGCTTTATGCGCCACGGCCGCGAGGTCGAGCGGCGGCAATCCGATGGCGGCGCGAACCACTTTGAGGATTTCATGCCCGCGCTTGGCTTTCAGATCGAGGCTGATCGCGCCTGAAGGTTTGGCGATGACGTCGAAGGCGCCAAGCCGGCGCGCCTCGAGCGCGGCCGGCGAGCCAAGCTGCGCCACGGAGGAGAGGATCACGACCTTGGCCTTGCTGGTCAGCTTGAACCGTTTGAGCGCGCCGAGCCCATCGAGGCGCGGCATTTCGATATCGAGCAGGATGACCTCCGGCTTTAATTCTTTTTCCTTCTCGACGGCCACCTGCCCGTCTTCCGCTTCGCCCGCGACCTCAAGCTCGTCATCCACAACCAGAATCTGCTTGATGATATTGCGCATAAAGCCGGAATCATCGACGATCAGGACGCGGTGTGCCATGGATTTTGTCCCTATTTTGCCAGCTCGCCCGGCACTTTCTTGACCATCTTGAAGTGATTTCGTCCCTCCGACCGGCGATAGTCCACATGGTCCATCACGCTGCGGATGAAGTGAATGCCAAGCCCGCCAATGTCGCGTTCCTCCACCGGCAGGTCGAGATCCGGAGGCGGTGCCGAGAGAGGATCGAAAGCGGCCCCGTCGTCAATGATCTCCGCTTCGAGCCTGTCGCCGTCAAGCCGAATCGACACCATGATCTTGTGCCGCGTACCCTCTACAAATCCATAGGAGATGATATTCGTCAATAACTCGTCGAAAGCGAGTTTCATATGGAAGACAATGGCTTCCGGCAATTTATGACACTCACCGAAAGTCTCGATCAGCGCCGTCACGCGCTCGATCTCGGCGATGTCATTATCAATCTCGGCAAATAGATGTTCGGCCAAAGTCGGGCCCTGACGCGACCCATGAGATCGCACTATTTAATAGAATTGCCGAATATTTTAAGCCTGTCCACAATCACCGGCCGTAAACACCCCGCCTATCGGCGTTTTGACTTGAGCATTCGCCGCGCAGCCATAAACTCGTCGCGGCTAAAATGGCGCCTGGCGCCTGCCGACCGGTGCGCTTGGGTAGGAAGGAATAATCCATGGATATGGTTGTCGACGAACTCGACGGCGGCATCACGAACGTGGCCTTGCGCGGACGCCTCGATACGACTGGCGCGCAAACCATCGATATGCCCTTCAGCGTCATCGCCGGCGCGAAGCGGGCGGTCATCGTCGATCTGTCGGAAGTGGATTTCCTCGCCTCGCTCGGAAT
The Methyloferula stellata AR4 DNA segment above includes these coding regions:
- a CDS encoding response regulator, with the translated sequence MAHRVLIVDDSGFMRNIIKQILVVDDELEVAGEAEDGQVAVEKEKELKPEVILLDIEMPRLDGLGALKRFKLTSKAKVVILSSVAQLGSPAALEARRLGAFDVIAKPSGAISLDLKAKRGHEILKVVRAAIGLPPLDLAAVAHKAQARRES
- a CDS encoding ATP-binding protein, coding for MAEHLFAEIDNDIAEIERVTALIETFGECHKLPEAIVFHMKLAFDELLTNIISYGFVEGTRHKIMVSIRLDGDRLEAEIIDDGAAFDPLSAPPPDLDLPVEERDIGGLGIHFIRSVMDHVDYRRSEGRNHFKMVKKVPGELAK
- a CDS encoding STAS domain-containing protein, whose product is MDMVVDELDGGITNVALRGRLDTTGAQTIDMPFSVIAGAKRAVIVDLSEVDFLASLGIRVLLTSAKAVQRKGGKLALVAPEGNVLMVLKTAGMETLIPIFPERTAAIAAVAA